The following proteins are encoded in a genomic region of Mustela erminea isolate mMusErm1 chromosome 3, mMusErm1.Pri, whole genome shotgun sequence:
- the CCNO gene encoding cyclin-O — translation MVTPCPTSLVSPAARAGKRDHDQNLRAPVKKSRRPRLRRKQPLQPLNPCSLPGDSGVCDLFESPSSGSDGADSPAASAALGCSPLPAPAPQFAQLDLQTFRDYGQSCYVFRKARESHFHPRESLALQPQVTAESRCKLLSWLIPVHRQFHLSFESLCLTVNTLDRFLTTTPVAADCFQLLGVTSLLIACKQVEVHPPRVKQLLALCCGAFSRQQLCNLECIVLHKLHFSLGAPTISFFLEHFTHARVEAGQAEVSEALEAQALARGVAELSLADYAFTSYTPSLLAICCLALADRMLQLPRPVDLGLGGHAEAAVQDCLGKLQLLVAINETSLTHMLPFQILEKCSLSPKLK, via the exons ATGGtgaccccctgccccaccagtCTCGTGAGTCCCGCCGCCCGGGCTGGGAAGCGGGACCACGACCAGAACCTCCGCGCCCCGGTGAAGAAGAGCAGGCGCCCACGTCTCCGGAGAAAACAGCCGCTGCAGCCGCTGAACCCGTGCTCGCTCCCCGGAGACTCCGGTGTTTGCGACCTGTTCGAGTCCCCCAGCTCCGGGTCTGATGGTGCAGACAGTCCCGCAGCATCCGCGGCGCTAGGCTGCAGCCCCCTACCCGCTCCTGCCCCGCAGTTTGCGCAGCTAGATCTACAGACCTTCCGTGACTACGGTCAGAGCTGCTACGTCTTCCGCAAGGCGCGGGAGAGCCACTTCCACCCGCGGGAGTCGCTGGCGCTGCAGCCACAA GTAACGGCGGAATCCCGCTGTAAGCTGCTTAGTTGGCTGATTCCAGTGCACCGCCAGTTCCACCTCTCCTTCGAATCTCTCTGCCTGACGGTGAACACTCTGGACCGCTTTCTTACCACCACGCCTGTGGCTGCAGACTGCTTCCAGCTGCTTGGGGTCACGTCCCTGCTCATCGCTTGCAAACAG GTGGAGGTACACCCACCGCGCGTGAAGCAGCTCCTGGCCCTGTGCTGCGGCGCCTTCTCTCGGCAACAACTCTGCAACCTCGAGTGCATCGTGCTGCACAAACTCCACTTCAGCCTGGGCGCGCCAACCATCAGCTTCTTCCTGGAGCATTTCACGCACGCTCGTGTGGAGGCCGGGCAGGCTGAGGTATCAGAAGCCCTGGAGGCACAAGCCCTGGCGCGTGGTGTGGCAGAGCTGAGCCTGGCCGACTATGCCTTCACCAGCTATACTCCCTCCCTGCTGGCCATCTGTTGCCTGGCGCTGGCTGACCGTATGCTACAGCTCCCGCGCCCCGTGGACTTGGGCCTAGGTGGGCACGCCGAGGCTGCAGTGCAGGACTGCCTGGGCAAGCTGCAGCTACTAGTGGCCATAAATGAGACCTCCTTGACTCATATGCTGCCTTTCCAGATCCTAGAGAAGTGCAGCCTGTCTCCgaaattgaaatga